Proteins encoded by one window of Halichondria panicea chromosome 8, odHalPani1.1, whole genome shotgun sequence:
- the LOC135340186 gene encoding uncharacterized protein LOC135340186 — translation MTLVCRKYRVEHVLSCPKGGFPSLRHNEIRDITANLLSEVCNNVCIEPHLQPISGEHLPGTTANITEGARLDIAANGLWGGRFERTYFDVRVFNPHAASNRQTNPYRKHEMVKKRAYESRIQEIEHSSFTPLVMSSTGGLGPASTSTYKRLATLLAAKWDQPYTFTMNWLRCRLSFSLLRSSIQAIRGARSTAGKASKATSLPIDLVISESLITDH, via the exons ATGACACTG GTATGCAGGAAGTATCGTGTAGAACACGTATTATCATGCCCCAAGGGAGGGTTTCCATCACTACGTCACAACGAAATCAGAGACATAACGGCCAACCTCCTATCAGAAGTCTGCAACAATGTATGCATTGAACCACACTTGCAGCCAATCTCAGGAGAGCACCTCCCAGGAACAACAGCAAACATCACAGAAGGAGCTCGCCTAGACATTGCCGCAAATGGGCTATGGGGAGGACGCTTCGAACGCACCTACTTTGACGTGCGCGTCTTTAACCCCCATGCAGCCTCAAACAGACAGACCAACCCCTACAGAAAACACGAAATGGTAAAGAAACGTGCTTATGAAAGTCGAATCCAAGAAATAGAGCACTCTTCCTTCACACCACTCGTGATGTCATCAACAGGAGGCCTTGGCCCCGCTTCAACATCCACTTACAAGCGTCTTGCCACCCTCCTGGCCGCAAAATGGGACCAACCCTATACCTTCACAATGAATTGGCTGAGATGCCGCCTCTCGTTTTCACTCCTAAGATCTTCAATCCAAGCCATCAGAGGAGCTCGTTCAACTGCAGGCAAGGCCTCAAAAGCAACTTCCCTCCCAATCGATTTAGTGATCAGTGAGTCACTGATAACAGACCACTGA
- the LOC135339606 gene encoding uncharacterized protein K02A2.6-like: MMATGLLGHLEQFDPALEEWPQYVERLEQFFVANDITGDGSAVKKRATFLAVVGRSAYNLLRSLIAPARPAEKTFEELVEVLTAHYSPRPTEVMQRFRFNSRAKKEGESIADYVAALRKLAEFCNYGAALDKVLRDRLVWGVKDTYIQKKLLAERELTLATAIQIAQGSETAEKNLREMGSESHKEGVHYVQKQTPKPIKTNSKCYRCGKTSHSGNDCPYKDFVCRGCHKVGHLQKMCRAAKGRPNPKKFPRHDKYKKRAGINQARESGESDDEDFLLMVEEVGGIHRIYQPPIKVPVSIEGTTVCMELDTGASVSLVSESQYKQLWPGRSLDPSDINLQTYSKEPLVVMGSFDVEVVYDNKKVTLPLVVVQGNGPLLFGRNWLNAIKLNWSNIHYTQAPGLQDLLAKYPDVFQKGLGTYQGQEASLVVDADAVPRFNKARRLPYAMRTKVEEELERLVQEGTLKPVDYAEWAAPIVAVLKSDRTSVRICGDFRMTVNPVSKLHRYPLPKVEDLFATLADGKIFTKLDLTQAYQQLKLDTQSQNYVVINTLKGLFQYTRLPFGVSSAPGIFQKTMETLLQGIAGVVVYLDDILISSATEAENLKSLEEVLKRLSEAGLRAKRGKCTFMAPSVEFLGHLVDAKGIRPLPEKVRAVQQAPTPTNVTELRSYIGLISYYGKFLPNLATRLTPLYKLLNKDVPWEWSSEQELAFNRSKQLLTSTNLLAHYNPQLPIVLACDASAYGIGAVLAHQMPDGTERPIAYASRTLNSAERNYSQLEKEGLSCVFGVKKFYAYLFGRKFTLITDHKPLLSLLSGQKPTSLQASARIRRWSLALSMYEYELKFRNTTAHGNADALSRLPLTDTVPDDRTPPELVLLLEHLDSSPITAAHIKEATRRDPELSTIHQYVQQGWPHRSAMETSLMPFYERREELSVHDGCLLWGNRVVVPKTYRGDVLVQLHEGHPGTTRMKGLSRMYVWWPGISKDVEETVQDCIPCQQQQSKPPVAPLHPWAWPTRPWARLHIDYAGPIHGQMFLIIIDAHSKWIEAIPTSGSTSRVVIEELRFLFSQFGLPECVVSDNGTCFTSAEFKGFLKKNGINQILSAPYHPSTNGLAERAVQVVKKGLKKETKGSMRSRLATVLFAYRLTAQSTTGQSPSELLLGRRPRSRLDLLKPNTAERVERQQAKQVKQHDNRARERSFEPGDLVYVRNYQSGNRWLPGVIQEKTGPVSFRAKMQNGQVRRCHVDQVRNRTVDEPTEPEEVPIPNAILPDELTTPYAPQADSTPGNSSPSPEVGVEPPVDVPSQGVVSKPATAIKVYPKRNRKTVDRYEPKW; encoded by the coding sequence ATGATGGCTACAGGACTGCTTGGGCACCTCGAGCAATTCGATCCAGCGTTGGAGGAATGGCCGCAGTATGTGGAGAGACTCGAACAGTTTTTTGTTGCGAACGATATCACTGGAGATGGTAGTGCTGTGAAGAAGAGAGCTACCTTTCTCGCAGTAGTGGGCCGTAGTGCCTACAATCTGCTGCGAAGTCTAATTGCACCAGCAAGGCCTGCAGAGAAAACATTTGAGGAGCTGGTGGAAGTGCTTACTGCACACTACAGTCCGAGGCCTACCGAAGTCATGCAACGTTTCCGATTCAACTCTAGAGCGAAGAAAGAAGGAGAGTCTATTGCTGACTATGTAGCTGCGCTGAGGAAGCTAGCCGAATTTTGTAATTACGGTGCTGCATTGGACAAAGTGCTACGTGACAGGCTAGTGTGGGGAGTCAAGGACACCTACATACAGAAGAAGCTGCTAGCAGAACGAGAGCTGACATTGGCTACGGCTATTCAGATTGCTCAAGGTTCTGAGACTGCAGAGAAGAACCTTCGTGAGATGGGAAGCGAATCCCATAAAGAAGGAGTACATTACGTCCAGAAACAGACGCCGAAACCGATTAAAACTAACTCGAAGTGTTATCGATGTGGCAAGACGAGTCACAGTGGCAATGACTGCCCGTACAAGGACTTTGTGTGTAGAGGATGTCATAAAGTGGGACACTTGCAAAAGATGTGTCGAGCTGCCAAGGGACGCCCAAACCCGAAGAAGTTCCCCCGACATGACAAGTATAAGAAAAGGGCTGGAATAAACCAAGCAAGAGAGTCTGGAGAATCAGATGACGAAGACTTCCTGCTGATGGTAGAAGAAGTTGGAGGAATCCACAGGATCTACCAGCCCCCAATAAAAGTACCCGTGAGTATAGAGGGTACTACTGTGTGTATGGAACTAGACACAGGTGCCTCAGTATCTCTAGTATCAGAGTCACAGTACAAACAGTTGTGGCCAGGGAGGAGCTTAGACCCATCTGATATCAACTTACAGACCTACTCAAAGGAACCCCTTGTAGTAATGGGAAGTTTTGATGTTGAGGTTGTGTATGATAACAAAAAGGTGACCTTACCTCTTGTTGTTGTTCAAGGGAATGGACCTTTGTTGTTTGGCAGGAACTGGCTAAATGCTATTAAGTTGAATTGGTCTAACATTCACTATACCCAAGCTCCAGGTTTACAGGACTTACTGGCCAAGTACCCCGATGTGTTCCAGAAAGGACTGGGTACGTACCAGGGACAAGAAGCCTCCCTTGTAGTGGACGCTGATGCTGTTCCCCGTTTTAACAAAGCCAGACGTCTTCCATATGCTATGCGAACGAAAGTTGAAGAGGAACTGGAGAGGCTGGTTCAGGAAGGCACTCTGAAGCCCGTGGACTATGCTGAATGGGCCGCACCAATTGTGGCAGTGTTAAAGAGTGATCGAACGAGTGTGAGAATATGTGGCGATTTCCGAATGACAGTTAACCCCGTTTCTAAACTCCATCGTTACCCCCTGCCGAAGGTGGAAGATTTATTTGCAACCCTGGCTGACGGAAAGATCTTTACTAAATTAGATCTGACACAAGCTTATCAACAGTTAAAGCTTGACACCCAATCTCAGAACTATGTGGTAATCAACACCCTAAAAGGGTTGTTCCAATACACGAGATTACCTTTTGGAGTGTCATCAGCCCCTGGCATTTTTCAGAAGACCATGGAGACCCTGCTACAGGGTATTGCTGGGGTAGTGGTGTATTTGGACGACATTTTGATCTCTAGTGCAACCGAAGCGGAGAACCTGAAATCACTCGAGGAAGTGTTGAAACGCCTATCCGAAGCTGGTTTGCGAGCCAAACGAGGCAAGTGCACGTTCATGGCTCCATCTGTCGAGTTTTTGGGTCACCTGGTTGACGCTAAGGGTATCCGACCCTTACCTGAGAAAGTCCGTGCTGTCCAGCAAGCACCTACCCCTACCAATGTGACGGAACTGAGGTCCTACATTGGATTGATTTCTTATTATGGGAAGTTCCTACCGAATCTAGCCACTCGCTTAACACCATTGTACAAGCTGTTAAACAAAGATGTGCCATGGGAATGGTCATCTGAGCAAGAACTTGCTTTTAACAGGTCGAAACAGCTGCTGACATCAACAAATCTGTTAGCTCATTACAACCCCCAATTACCTATTGTTCTGGCCTGCGATGCCTCTGCATACGGAATTGGAGCCGTACTTGCTCACCAAATGCCTGATGGTACCGAGAGACCGATAGCCTATGCTTCTAGGACTTTGAATTCGGCTGAAAGAAATTACTCGCAGCTTGAAAAGGAAGGACTGTCCTGTGTTTTCGGAGTAAAGAAATTCTATGCATACCTATTTGGTCGAAAATTCACTCTAATTACGGATCACAAACCGTTATTGAGCCTGCTGAGTGGACAGAAACCAACCTCATTACAAGCCTCCGCAAGGATTCGTCGATGGTCATTGGCACTGTCGATGTACGAGTACGAGCTGAAGTTCCGAAACACTACAGCTCACGGTAATGCAGATGCTTTGAGTCGTCTGCCCTTAACTGACACTGTTCCTGATGACCGAACACCACCAGAACTGGTGCTCTTACTGGAACATCTCGATTCCTCACCGATCACGGCTGCACATATCAAAGAGGCTACCAGACGAGACCCAGAACTCTCTACTATTCACCAGTATGTGCAACAAGGATGGCCACACCGTTCCGCCATGGAAACCAGTCTAATGCCCTTTTATGAGCGACGAGAAGAACTTTCAGTACATGATGGTTGCTTGCTGTGGGGAAATCGTGTGGTGGTACCCAAGACCTACCGAGGTGATGTGCTCGTACAACTGCACGAAGGACATCCTGGCACCACTCGCATGAAAGGACTATCGcgtatgtatgtgtggtggCCTGGTATTTCGAAAGACGTCGAAGAGACGGTACAAGATTGCATTCCCTGTCAACAACAACAGTCAAAACCACCTGTTGCCCCACTCCATCCTTGGGCTTGGCCTACACGCCCGTGGGCCAGATTGCATATCGATTATGCTGGTCCCATTCACGGACAAATGTTTTTGATTATCATTGATGCCCATTCAAAATGGATTGAAGCAATTCCAACATCTGGCTCGACATCCCGAGTAGTGATCGAAGAACTACGGTTTTTGTTTTCTCAATTTGGCCTACCAGAGTGTGTTGTGTCTGACAATGGCACATGTTTCACTAGTGCAGAATTCAAAGGATTCCTGAAGAAAAATGGTATCAACCAAATTCTGTCTGCCCCTTATCACCCCTCTACAAATGGCCTGGCTGAACGAGCAGTGCAAGTAGTTAAGAAGGGACTTAAGAAGGAAACAAAAGGTTCGATGCGCAGTAGACTTGCAACGGTGTTATTTGCTTACAGGTTAACTGCACAGTCAACCACTGGACAATCCCCAAGTGAACTTTTGTTAGGTCGTCGACCACGATCTCGTCTAGATCTGCTTAAACCGAACACAGCAGAGAGAGTTGAACGTCAACAAGCAAAACAGGTGAAACAACACGACAACCGTGCTCGCGAAAGAAGTTTTGAGCCCGGAGATCTGGTGTATGTCAGAAATTACCAGTCAGGAAATCGTTGGTTACCGGGTGTGATACAGGAAAAGACAGGACCAGTATCGTTTCGAGCGAAGATGCAGAATGGTCAAGTGCGAAGGTGTCATGTGGACCAGGTTCGGAACCGAACAGTAGACGAACCTACCGAGCCAGAAGAGGTCCCTATTCCGAATGCAATTCTTCCTGACGAATTGACCACACCGTATGCACCTCAAGCTGATAGTACTCCTGGAAACAGCTCCCCGTCACCTGAAGTTGGTGTAGAACCACCTGTCGACGTCCCTAGTCAAGGTGTTGTCTCAAAACCTGCAACTGCGATTAAAGTATACCCTAAGCGTAACCGTAAGACTGTGGATCGATATGAACCTAAATGGTAG
- the LOC135339608 gene encoding uncharacterized protein LOC135339608: protein MVLCVVIGCSKRSGRDKEVSFYRIPAIINGRSAVEKELSKKRRNGFLAAISREGLTNKILVNDRICSRHFISGKPAYLFDKNNPDWLPSLHLGHEKQMIADVSRWERAKKRSSSLLPIYSDAVDDDASASASLPVDGSAIVPVDNDENQASASVPILIDSDENRASASVPVDENSACAYTQTEESSSVVDLRKKLTDCRSIIEDMSKRLSEVLPPFCIRSLQKDDDVRFYTGLPNARVLKAVFDHVTASQTCLDTCQKLSSFQQFVLVMMKIRLNCPNQDIAFRFDVSTATVSRLLLKWLITMDIRLNKLIVWPVLNSTPCVGGWMKWIT from the exons ATGGTTTTGTGCGTAGTGATAGGCTGCTCGAAGCGCTCTGGGCGAGATAAAGAAGTATCCTTCTATAGAATTCCTGCTATAATAAATGGCAGGAGTGCTGTTGAGAAAGAGCTCAGTAAAAAAAGGAGAAACGGATTTCTGGCTGCCATTTCACGAGAAGGTCTCACCAATAAGATATTGGTGAACGATCGAATTTGTTCAAGACATTTCATTTCTGGGAAGCCCGCCTATCTTTTTGATAAGAATAATCCTGACTGGCTGCCTTCCTTACACCTTGGCCATGAGAAACAAATGATTGCTGATGTCTCAAGATGGGAGAGAGCCAAAAAAAGGAGCAGCAGCTTACTACCGATTTACTCTGATGCTGTTGATGATGATGCGAGCGCGAGTGCGAGTTTACCTGTAGATGGGAGTGCGATTGTACCTGTGGACAATGATGAGAACCAAGCGAGTGCGAGTGTACCTATACTAATAGACAGTGATGAGAACCGTGCGAGTGCGAGTGTACCTGTAGATGAGAACAGTGCGTGTGCATATACACAAACAGAAGAATCATCCAGTGTTGTTGATTTAAGGAAGAAGTTAACCGATTGCCGTAGCATTATTGAAGATATGTCTAAGAGGCTTAGCGAAGTATTGCCACCCTTTTGTATAAGATCTCTTCAGAAAGACGATGATGTCCGGTTCTATACAGGATTGCCCAATGCCAGAGTATTGAAAGCAGTTTTTGATCATGTTACAGCATCACAAACCTGTTTAGACACATGCCAAAAACTTTCTTCTTTCCAACAGTTTGTGCTTGTGATGATGAAAATTCGTTTGAATTGTCCGAATCAGGATATTGCGTTTCGATTTGATGTTTCTACTGCAACTGTGTCTCGATTATTATTGAAATGGTTAATCACAATGGATATTCGACTCAACAAGTTGATTGTGTGGC CTGTGTTGAACAGTACACCATGCGTGGGCGGATGGATGAAATGGATCACGTGA
- the LOC135339607 gene encoding uncharacterized protein LOC135339607 has translation MQHLSSYAATLGLEAIKRYKEKIAVIGGLDPFSAALGKPVDHVPPLEASDIVSYLILQTSFITSKQFKARKSLEAYNQFVCGWVKDVSTWTVCGSYLTVGRVRHSQRLNDTPLACWIILDLTGAVSCAHCNCMAGLGEVCTHIAAVLFYLEAAYRIKGKETCTQTKCEWLLPSFLKKIEYKPVRHIDFTSTNSKKRKLDEMIDSSSTSKQQQSDNHPATSTEQKVYTNIPDEKEMSDFFESLNHCGTIPVVLSLVPNYSDKFVKCNELPRPLQLLHDPKFMTLEYQELLNECASLKILLTKNQAEKVEIETRNQAKSNLWFKFRAGRVTASKMKAVCHTDALNPSQSLVKRVCYPEAFCFKSKQTTWGCKHEKPARDRYFAKSTQVHAEFEVRDNGLFISNEWPYIGASPDGIINCTCCGTGVLEVKCPYSHQGERISECAASDKNFCLKYSSDNTLYLDQKHEYYYQVQTQLFVLDVDYCDFCVCTFTADEESDLYIERIVKNRKFWDDCILRAGLFFRTCILPELLGKWYTRARKASDNLSVVNPDIGSDIATIYGSDQSGPSSSTDIYCNCRAPADGKMIGCDNENCKIEWFHTKCLNLKTIPKGKWYCSACKKP, from the exons ATGCAGCATCTATCTTCATACGCTGCAACTCTGGGATTGGAGGCTATAAAGCGATACAAAGAGAAAATAGCAGTGATTGGTGGTCTAGATCCATTTTCAGCAGCCCTTGGAAAGCCAGTAGATCATGTTCCACCACTAGAGGCAAGTGATATTGTCTCTTACTTGATCCTGCAGACTAGTTTCATCACATCTAAACAATTCAAAGCCAGAAAATCGCTTGAAGCATACAATCAGTTTGTTTGTGGATGGGTCAAGGATGTCAGTACCTGGACAGTGTGTGGATCATACCTCACAGTTGGCCGT gttCGACATTCTCAGCGCTTAAACGATACTCCTTTGGCATGTTGGATCATACTTGATTTGACAGGTGCTGTGTCTTGTGCTCACTGTAATTGTATGGCTGGCCTTGGAGAGGTTTGTACGCATATAGCGGCAGTACTGTTTTATCTGGAAGCTGCTTACAGGATTAAAGGAAAGGAAACGTGTACGCAAACCAAGTGTGAATGGCTTTTGCCATCTTTTTTGAAGAAGATAGAATACAAACCCGTCAGGCACATTGACTTCACTTCTACAAATAGTAAAAAAAGAAAATTGGACGAAATGATCGATTCCTCCTCTACTTCTAAACAGCAACAATCTGATAATCATCCTGCTACTAGCACAGAGCAAAAGGTATACACAAATATCCCTGATGAAAAGGAAATGAGTGATTTTTTTGAGAGCTTAAATCATTGCGGTACAATACCAGTAGTACTCTCATTGGTTCCTAATTATTCGGACAAATTTGTAAAATGTAATGAACTTCCTAGGCCTCTTCAGTTGCTTCATGATCCTAAATTCATGACTCTAGAATATCAAGAGCTCCTTAACGAATGTGCATCACTTAAGATACTTTTAACTAAGAATCAAGCAGAAAAGGTTGAAATCGAAACCAGGAATCAGGCTAAGTCTAATCTTTGGTTTAAATTTCGAGCTGGAAGGGTGACTGCGTCAAAAATGAAAGCTGTTTGTCACACCGATGCCTTAAACCCTTCCCAGAGCTTAGTAAAACGTGTTTGTTATCCCGAGGCTTTTTGTTTCAAAAGCAAGCAAACTACCTGGGGTTGCAAACACGAAAAACCAGCAAGAGATCGATATTTTGCAAAATCTACTCAAGTGCATGCTGAGTTTGAAGTACGAGACAACGGTTTATTCATTAGTAATGAATGGCCATATATCGGTGCCTCACCAGATGGTATAATCAATTGCACATGCTGTGGAACAGGTGTATTAGAGGTTAAATGCCCTTACTCTCATCAAGGTGAACGTATTTCTGAATGTGCTGCCAGTGACAAGAATTTTTGTCTCAAATATTCTTCCGATAATACTCTTTATCTTGACCAGAAGCACGAATATTATTATCAGGTGCAAACACAGCTGTTTGTATTGGATGTAGACTACTGTGAtttttgtgtgtgcacatTTACAGCTGATGAAGAATCTGATCTTTACATTGAAAGGATAGTTAAAAATAGGAAGTTCTGGGACGATTGTATTCTTAGAGCTGGACTATTTTTCCGAACATGTATTCTTCCTGAATTATTAGGCAAGTGGTACACAAGAGCAAGAAAAGCTAGCGATAATCTGAGTGTCGTAAACCCCGACATAGGTTCCGACATAGCTACTATCTATGGCTCTGATCAAAGCGGTCCTTCCAGTTCTACTGACATTTACTGTAACTGTCGTGCCCCAGCCGACGGTAAAATGATTGGGTGTGACAATGAAAATTGTAAAATTGAATGGTTCCACACTAAATGTCTCAATTTGAAAACGATACCTAAAGGCAAGTGGTACTGTTCAGCTTGCAAGAAGCCATAA